A part of Paenarthrobacter sp. A20 genomic DNA contains:
- a CDS encoding acyl-CoA thioesterase II, whose translation MTETNAGLEVEAPVEDPMEVLIGLLDLGDFDGARTNEDIFLGPSQKQPRHRVFGGQVLAQSMMAGMRTVEPDRAAHSMHGYFLRPGDANKPITFGVERLRDGRSFSARRVHAYQDGVPILSMIASFQVEDSGLDHQATMPEGIPDPESLPSTAELLSHYDHPMARHMSSERPFDVRHIDPALYVSPPKEHVATNAVWMKTMGPLPDDPNLHRAALAYASDYTLLESILRKHGLAWMTPGMSVASLDHAMWWHRPVRVDEWMLYVQESPSAQGARGLATGRIFNREGQHVATVAQEGMVRIP comes from the coding sequence ATGACTGAGACGAACGCTGGCCTCGAGGTGGAAGCACCCGTAGAAGACCCCATGGAAGTGCTGATAGGCCTGCTGGATCTTGGCGACTTCGACGGTGCCAGGACCAACGAGGACATCTTCCTGGGCCCGTCGCAAAAGCAGCCACGGCATCGTGTCTTTGGCGGTCAGGTTTTGGCGCAGTCAATGATGGCCGGGATGCGGACAGTCGAGCCGGACCGGGCCGCGCACTCCATGCACGGCTATTTCCTGCGGCCAGGTGACGCCAACAAGCCCATCACGTTCGGTGTCGAGAGGCTGCGGGACGGGCGTTCGTTCTCGGCCCGCCGCGTCCACGCGTACCAGGACGGTGTGCCGATTCTTTCGATGATCGCCTCGTTCCAGGTGGAAGACAGTGGCCTGGACCATCAAGCAACCATGCCCGAAGGCATCCCCGATCCCGAATCACTACCCAGTACCGCAGAACTTCTCTCCCACTACGACCACCCCATGGCGCGGCACATGTCCTCGGAGCGTCCTTTCGACGTCCGACATATCGACCCCGCGCTGTATGTTTCCCCGCCAAAGGAGCACGTAGCCACCAACGCGGTGTGGATGAAAACAATGGGTCCCCTGCCGGATGATCCCAATCTGCACCGGGCGGCCTTGGCTTACGCAAGCGATTACACACTGCTGGAGTCCATTCTCCGCAAGCACGGCCTTGCCTGGATGACGCCTGGCATGAGTGTCGCCAGCCTCGACCACGCCATGTGGTGGCACCGGCCCGTGCGCGTCGACGAGTGGATGCTGTACGTCCAGGAATCCCCCAGCGCCCAAGGCGCCCGGGGGCTTGCCACGGGCCGGATC
- a CDS encoding OsmC family protein, with protein MGLNEHHYALTVRWTGNLGEGTVSYRGYSRDHDVDIPDLPTLQGSADPTFHGDRTRYNPEQLLLAALSQCHMLSFLHVAVKHGVVVTGYEDNAEGLMKLNRDGSGQFESVTLKPHVTIADPGHAGLMPQLHHEANQVCFIARSVNFPVRHEPSTTAAA; from the coding sequence ATGGGCCTCAATGAACACCACTACGCGCTGACCGTCCGCTGGACCGGAAACCTGGGCGAGGGCACGGTCAGCTACAGGGGATATTCCCGGGACCATGATGTCGACATCCCAGACCTTCCCACCTTGCAGGGTTCTGCGGATCCGACCTTCCACGGAGACCGGACACGCTATAACCCGGAGCAACTGCTGCTCGCGGCCTTGTCTCAGTGCCACATGTTGTCTTTCCTGCACGTTGCCGTCAAGCACGGCGTGGTGGTCACCGGCTACGAGGACAACGCAGAAGGCCTCATGAAACTCAACCGGGACGGCAGCGGGCAATTCGAGAGCGTGACGCTCAAACCACACGTCACCATTGCCGATCCCGGCCACGCCGGCTTGATGCCACAGTTACACCACGAAGCCAACCAGGTCTGCTTCATCGCCCGCAGCGTCAATTTCCCGGTACGGCACGAGCCAAGCACGACGGCGGCGGCCTAA
- a CDS encoding mechanosensitive ion channel family protein, whose product MTSIPLAEIVTLEPEKIDLVSILITVGVGLGVWIVARFVILRITRRVSAGSSFFKKAHFKWVQPAIRALDHERRSQRAETIGTLLTSLVSVVVVVIVIIYVLKYMNVDVAPLLTSVGILGVAIGFGAQQLIRDFLAGIFITIEDQYGIGDVIVTSEVVGTVESVGLRITRVRAEDGAIWYLRNGEILRVGNRSQGDYVPLETPETNEPGAAAAPVTAGAPRVTKAEEKSNE is encoded by the coding sequence TTGACCTCCATCCCCCTGGCAGAAATTGTCACTTTGGAACCCGAAAAGATCGATCTCGTATCCATCCTCATCACCGTTGGCGTGGGCCTGGGTGTGTGGATCGTGGCGAGATTCGTTATTTTGCGCATCACCCGAAGAGTGTCCGCGGGAAGTTCCTTCTTCAAGAAAGCCCACTTCAAGTGGGTGCAACCAGCCATCCGCGCGCTGGACCACGAACGCCGCTCGCAGCGCGCCGAAACCATCGGCACGCTGCTGACGAGCCTTGTAAGCGTCGTGGTGGTGGTGATTGTGATCATCTACGTCCTCAAGTACATGAACGTGGACGTCGCGCCGCTGTTGACCAGCGTCGGCATCCTGGGTGTCGCCATCGGTTTCGGTGCCCAACAGTTGATCCGTGACTTCCTCGCGGGAATCTTCATCACCATCGAAGACCAATACGGAATCGGCGACGTCATCGTCACCAGCGAAGTGGTTGGTACCGTTGAATCCGTGGGCCTGCGCATTACACGGGTCCGCGCTGAGGACGGGGCGATCTGGTACCTGCGGAACGGTGAAATCCTGCGGGTGGGCAACCGCTCCCAAGGTGATTACGTTCCGCTCGAGACACCTGAAACGAACGAACCCGGCGCTGCGGCTGCACCCGTAACTGCAGGCGCACCCCGCGTGACCAAGGCCGAGGAGAAGTCCAATGAGTAA
- a CDS encoding globin has product MSNNAGAQPPAPQVGPRRQLMQNDPFNQPAYTDSFYAAVGGHETFVKLIDVFYDGVATDPLLRPMYPEEDLGPAKRRFLMFLEQYWGGPTTYGEERGHPRLRMRHMPFRVTPEAKDRWLFHMRTAVDSLELSPLHEGTLWDYMERAALTMINSPSAGA; this is encoded by the coding sequence ATGAGTAACAACGCCGGCGCACAACCGCCAGCACCACAGGTGGGCCCCCGACGCCAACTGATGCAGAACGATCCCTTCAACCAGCCCGCCTACACGGACAGCTTCTACGCCGCAGTTGGCGGCCACGAAACGTTCGTCAAGCTCATCGACGTCTTCTATGACGGCGTGGCCACGGACCCGTTGCTGCGTCCGATGTACCCCGAAGAGGACCTGGGCCCGGCAAAGCGCCGCTTCCTCATGTTCCTGGAGCAGTATTGGGGTGGTCCCACGACCTACGGTGAAGAGCGCGGCCATCCCCGGCTACGCATGCGCCACATGCCGTTCAGGGTGACCCCGGAAGCCAAAGACCGATGGTTGTTCCACATGCGGACGGCCGTGGATTCCTTGGAGCTCTCGCCGTTGCATGAAGGCACACTGTGGGACTACATGGAGCGGGCCGCGCTGACAATGATCAACAGCCCGTCGGCTGGCGCCTGA